Part of the Candidatus Neomarinimicrobiota bacterium genome is shown below.
CTTTACACGGGTACCAAATCCAGGCAGGCGACTTCACGCAGACCCGCAAGATGGTTTTGGCTCGTTAATTTCCGCCGGAACTAACTTTCCAGCCGGGCAAAAGTCAGTCCTTCCACCTACTCCATCCAGGAACCCAAAAATCCCCAGTTTCTCGCCATTTCCACTTCTCATCCATACCTCATACCAATGTGAGGGAGAAACCGTGAGATTAAACCAATCTCACAGGTTAATCATACTATTTGACATCAAAATGGGGGAGATTTCGGATGGAGCGGTTTTTTTGTTCTGTTAAGTTGAGTGTGTTGTAGATCTCCTTGATTAGGTTTTTATCGTAGAGAAGAGTTAGTAAAGTTTAACATCATAAAGGGAGGCTTTTATGAAAAAGTCTTACAAAATCCTACATAGGAGGGTAATGTTGCAATCAATTGCAGTAATTCTTGGAATCTCTATCAATACATCCCGGGCTTCTCACCCAATCACTGTGGATGGACTCTTTGATGATTGGTCTGAGATTTCTGTAGCATCCTACGATCCCACCGGAGACAATCTTCTTGAGGATTTTGCGGAACTGAGCATAACAAATGATAATAATTTCCTTTTCCTAAACGTAAGCTTTCACGACGGAGAACATCTAATCCAGGATTCTAACGAAATCCGTCTCTACATTGACACGGACAACAATTCTGAGACCGGAACGCCAATTCACGGAATTGGTGCCGAGCTGGAGTGGTGTTTCGGATGTCGGCAGGGATTCTACCATACTACAGGGGGATCTGATACAATCTACCAGAATGATTTAACCCTAAGGACTCCTCCTACCATTACTTCGGAGAGATTTGAGATTGCTATTGGGCGGAATACTTCGGTCATGTCACTATATGGAATCCAGACCGTTGATACCGTGTCTGTTCTTTTCAAGGAATCTGATCCTAACGGTGATATTCTTCCAAATCAAACTGGTGGTATCCAATATGTATTTGATACAACATCTGTAGATCCCCCCGACCCTATTTCGCTGTGGCGGTATAATGAAGGCGACATCCGTATCGTGACGTACAATACGTATCGGTCTGGTCTGCTTGATGAAGAAAGACAGCCACGCTTTGAACGGATTCTTACGGCATTGGATCCGGACATCATCGCGTTTCAGGAGCAGTATGAAGATGGCACCCTGGACTCATTGATGTCCGATTGGTTGCCTGACAAGCCTTGGTATTCGAGCGGTCTCTATCGAGGGCAATTAATCGTTCTGTCCAAGTACCCCATTCTACAAGAGGACACTTTGATTTCCTCCGAACGAATACATGCGGTTCTACTTGATACTGAACAAGAGTTGGGGTCCGAGTTACTGATAATCAACAACCATCTGAATTGTTGTACCAATGACTCATCTCGACAGGCAGATGCGGACGAGTTCGTCCAGGTAATGCGGGAATGGAGACAGGGCGACGGACCTTTTCCCCTC
Proteins encoded:
- a CDS encoding FlgD immunoglobulin-like domain containing protein — translated: MLQSIAVILGISINTSRASHPITVDGLFDDWSEISVASYDPTGDNLLEDFAELSITNDNNFLFLNVSFHDGEHLIQDSNEIRLYIDTDNNSETGTPIHGIGAELEWCFGCRQGFYHTTGGSDTIYQNDLTLRTPPTITSERFEIAIGRNTSVMSLYGIQTVDTVSVLFKESDPNGDILPNQTGGIQYVFDTTSVDPPDPISLWRYNEGDIRIVTYNTYRSGLLDEERQPRFERILTALDPDIIAFQEQYEDGTLDSLMSDWLPDKPWYSSGLYRGQLIVLSKYPILQEDTLISSERIHAVLLDTEQELGSELLIINNHLNCCTNDSSRQADADEFVQVMREWRQGDGPFPLADGTPFVHLGDFNLVGYRQQLKTLRDGDISDEATHGGEDFPLDWDGTSLTDLFSRHTHIRMGYTWRDDASSFSPGKLDYILYTDSVIDSGKHFVLNTLAMDEVDLLSYGLRVEDTQLASDHLPRVMDVAVIHPVGTYNEVGTEMPVRFELYSAYPNPFNPVTTLKYDLPARADVTLTIYDILGRQIRTLVQGVEEPGYKSVVWDGTNDLGQQVSAGVYLYRIEASDFTQTRKMLLIK